One genomic region from Electrophorus electricus isolate fEleEle1 chromosome 23, fEleEle1.pri, whole genome shotgun sequence encodes:
- the gls2a gene encoding glutaminase kidney isoform, mitochondrial isoform X3, translated as MHCLKHLRLSNARICLTRQAGNLLRPGSNGERLFRRQLRTSASSPTQHPHFEQVVPDQGTVYRKGVGSGQEDLLFYTITQGEEKISVSHFVNALQSTGLVASDPRLQDCMQQLDQAVQESAGTAVMDQELFRKCAANNIILLTEAFQKKFIIPDFMTFIANINQLYYSAQNQQGGQVANYIPQLAKFSPDLWGVSLCTVDGQRHSVGDTRVPFCLQSCIKPLEYALAIHESGTEKVHQYVGKEPSGVKFNKLNLNEDDKPHNPMVNAGAIVISSLIKPEVKKAEKFDYMMDYLKRMAGGEYVGFSNATFQSEKETGDRNFAIGYYLKEKKCFPQGADMIAALDFYFQLCSIEVTCESASIMAATLANGGICPITDKRVLSAEAVRNTLSLMHSCGMYDFSGQFAFHVGLPAKSGVSGAVLLVVPNIMGLMCWSPPVDRVGNSVRGIHFCQNKAVIELMFAAYSGDVSALRRFALSAVDMELRDYDSRSALHVAAAEGHLEAVKFLTGTCRVNPHVKDRWGNTPLDDALQFSQDSVVEVLKQYQCIYSHTLLPEVISPQAPNGSTLDAEDLRSMELLEGQIQACIECLLWSMCLRSSSQAGSAKALQE; from the exons ATGCATTGTCTAAAGCACTTACGATTGTCCAACGCTAGAATTTGTCTGACTAGACAAGCCGGGAACTTGCTAAGACCTGGAAGCAACGGTGAGCGTTTGTTCCGAAGACAGCTCCGCACGAGCGCGTCTTCGCCTACACAACATCCGCATTTTGAGCAGGTGGTTCCAGACCAGGGTACAGTGTacag GAAGGGAGTGGGTTCTGGCCAGGAGGACCTGCTGTTTTACACAATAACtcaaggagaggagaagatctctgtgtctcatttcGTTAAT gcacTGCAGAGCACAGGGTTGGTTGCCTCAGACCCACGACTGCAGGACTGTATGCAGCAGCTTGACCAAGCAGTGCAGGAGTCAGCAGGTACAGCAGTGATGGATCAGGAGCTTTTCAGGAA atGTGCtgctaataatataatactacTCACTGAAGCCTTTCAGAAGAAGTTCATTATTCCAGACTTTATGACATTTATAGCCAATATTAACCAGCTGTACTACAGTGCACAAAACCAGCAAGGTGGCCAG GTAGCAAACTACATCCCACAACTGGCTAAATTCAGCCCTGACCTGTGGGGTGTGTCACTGTGCACAGTCGATGGTCAGAG GCACTCTGTAGGGGACACGAGGGTTCCATTCTGTTTGCAGTCTTGCATAAAGCCACTTGAGTATGCTCTGGCAATCCACGAGTCCGGGACTGAGAAAGTGCACCAATATGTGGGAAAAGAACCAAGTGGCGTTAAATTCAAcaaattaaatctaaatgaGGATG ACAAGCCTCATAACCCCATGGTTAATGCAGGAGCCATAGTCATCAGTTCTCTTATAAAG CCTGAGGTCAAGAAGGCTGAAAAATTTGACTAT ATGATGGACTATCTGAAAAGAATGGCAGGTGGAGAGTATGTGGGCTTCAGCAATGCTAC GTTCCAGTCAGAAAAAGAGACTGGTGACAGAAACTTTGCAATTGGTTATTATCTGAAGGAGAAAAAA tgtttCCCTCAAGGGGCAGACATGATTGCAGCACTTGATTTCTACTTTCAG TTGTGCTCCATTGAGGTGACGTGTGAATCAGCGAGCATCATGGCTGCCACTCTAGCTAACGGTGGAATCTGTCCAATCACAGACAAGCGTGTGTTGAGCGCAGAGGCTGTGCGAAACACCCTCAGTCTCATGCATTCATGCGGCATGTATGATTTCTCTGGCCAGTTTGCCTTCCAT GTGGGCTTGCCAGCTAAGTCAGGAGTATCTGGCGCAGTGCTTTTGGTAGTTCCTAATATCATGGGGCTTATGTGCTGGTCTCCACCAGTTGACCGTGTTGGCAACAGTGTACGTGGAATTCACTTCTGTCAG aatAAGGCTGTAATTGAACTGATGTTTGCAGCATACAGTGGAGATGTCTCAGCACTCaggag GTTTGCATTGTCGGCCGTGGATATGGAACTGAGGGATTACGACTCTCGGTCTGCTCTACATGTTGCTGCAGCAGAAG GTCATTTAGAAGCTGTTAAGTTCTTAACAGGGACATGCAGAGTGAATCCACATGTCAAGGACAG GTGGGGAAATACACCGCTGGATGACGCTCTGCAGTTCAGCCAGGACAGCgtggtggaggtgctgaagcagtACCAGTGCATTTACTCCCACACGCTCCTGCCTGAGGTGATCAGCCCACAAGCACCCAACGGTTCTACGCTGGACGCAGAGGACCTCAGGAGCATGGAGTTGCTGGAGGG GCAAATCCAGGCATGTATTGAATGTTTGCTGTGGTCAATGTGTTTGAGGTCATCCTCCCAAGCTGGCAGTGCAAAAGCTTTGCaggaatga
- the gls2a gene encoding glutaminase kidney isoform, mitochondrial isoform X2, translating to MHCLKHLRLSNARICLTRQAGNLLRPGSNGERLFRRQLRTSASSPTQHPHFEQVVPDQGTVYRKGVGSGQEDLLFYTITQGEEKISVSHFVNALQSTGLVASDPRLQDCMQQLDQAVQESAGTAVMDQELFRKCAANNIILLTEAFQKKFIIPDFMTFIANINQLYYSAQNQQGGQVANYIPQLAKFSPDLWGVSLCTVDGQRHSVGDTRVPFCLQSCIKPLEYALAIHESGTEKVHQYVGKEPSGVKFNKLNLNEDDKPHNPMVNAGAIVISSLIKPEVKKAEKFDYMMDYLKRMAGGEYVGFSNATFQSEKETGDRNFAIGYYLKEKKCFPQGADMIAALDFYFQLCSIEVTCESASIMAATLANGGICPITDKRVLSAEAVRNTLSLMHSCGMYDFSGQFAFHVGLPAKSGVSGAVLLVVPNIMGLMCWSPPVDRVGNSVRGIHFCQELVSLFNFHNYDNLRHFAKKLDPRRQAGHERNKAVIELMFAAYSGDVSALRRFALSAVDMELRDYDSRSALHVAAAEGHLEAVKFLTGTCRVNPHVKDRWGNTPLDDALQFSQDSVVEVLKQYQCIYSHTLLPEVISPQAPNGSTLDAEDLRSMELLEGFV from the exons ATGCATTGTCTAAAGCACTTACGATTGTCCAACGCTAGAATTTGTCTGACTAGACAAGCCGGGAACTTGCTAAGACCTGGAAGCAACGGTGAGCGTTTGTTCCGAAGACAGCTCCGCACGAGCGCGTCTTCGCCTACACAACATCCGCATTTTGAGCAGGTGGTTCCAGACCAGGGTACAGTGTacag GAAGGGAGTGGGTTCTGGCCAGGAGGACCTGCTGTTTTACACAATAACtcaaggagaggagaagatctctgtgtctcatttcGTTAAT gcacTGCAGAGCACAGGGTTGGTTGCCTCAGACCCACGACTGCAGGACTGTATGCAGCAGCTTGACCAAGCAGTGCAGGAGTCAGCAGGTACAGCAGTGATGGATCAGGAGCTTTTCAGGAA atGTGCtgctaataatataatactacTCACTGAAGCCTTTCAGAAGAAGTTCATTATTCCAGACTTTATGACATTTATAGCCAATATTAACCAGCTGTACTACAGTGCACAAAACCAGCAAGGTGGCCAG GTAGCAAACTACATCCCACAACTGGCTAAATTCAGCCCTGACCTGTGGGGTGTGTCACTGTGCACAGTCGATGGTCAGAG GCACTCTGTAGGGGACACGAGGGTTCCATTCTGTTTGCAGTCTTGCATAAAGCCACTTGAGTATGCTCTGGCAATCCACGAGTCCGGGACTGAGAAAGTGCACCAATATGTGGGAAAAGAACCAAGTGGCGTTAAATTCAAcaaattaaatctaaatgaGGATG ACAAGCCTCATAACCCCATGGTTAATGCAGGAGCCATAGTCATCAGTTCTCTTATAAAG CCTGAGGTCAAGAAGGCTGAAAAATTTGACTAT ATGATGGACTATCTGAAAAGAATGGCAGGTGGAGAGTATGTGGGCTTCAGCAATGCTAC GTTCCAGTCAGAAAAAGAGACTGGTGACAGAAACTTTGCAATTGGTTATTATCTGAAGGAGAAAAAA tgtttCCCTCAAGGGGCAGACATGATTGCAGCACTTGATTTCTACTTTCAG TTGTGCTCCATTGAGGTGACGTGTGAATCAGCGAGCATCATGGCTGCCACTCTAGCTAACGGTGGAATCTGTCCAATCACAGACAAGCGTGTGTTGAGCGCAGAGGCTGTGCGAAACACCCTCAGTCTCATGCATTCATGCGGCATGTATGATTTCTCTGGCCAGTTTGCCTTCCAT GTGGGCTTGCCAGCTAAGTCAGGAGTATCTGGCGCAGTGCTTTTGGTAGTTCCTAATATCATGGGGCTTATGTGCTGGTCTCCACCAGTTGACCGTGTTGGCAACAGTGTACGTGGAATTCACTTCTGTCAG GAACTGGTTTCTCTTTTTAACTTCCATAACTATGACAACCTGAGACACTTTGCCAAAAAGCTGGACCCTCGCAGACAGGCGGGTCATGAGAGG aatAAGGCTGTAATTGAACTGATGTTTGCAGCATACAGTGGAGATGTCTCAGCACTCaggag GTTTGCATTGTCGGCCGTGGATATGGAACTGAGGGATTACGACTCTCGGTCTGCTCTACATGTTGCTGCAGCAGAAG GTCATTTAGAAGCTGTTAAGTTCTTAACAGGGACATGCAGAGTGAATCCACATGTCAAGGACAG GTGGGGAAATACACCGCTGGATGACGCTCTGCAGTTCAGCCAGGACAGCgtggtggaggtgctgaagcagtACCAGTGCATTTACTCCCACACGCTCCTGCCTGAGGTGATCAGCCCACAAGCACCCAACGGTTCTACGCTGGACGCAGAGGACCTCAGGAGCATGGAGTTGCTGGAGGGGTTTGTTTGA
- the spryd4 gene encoding SPRY domain-containing protein 4: MALFLNMPLCFRLAGRTAGAVALGPKRGTAFLTRRLYVAVSTQNQLQFKLDERTAHSSLDLFKKDTGVIYRMLGLDPTHVQDSPLRFCDWAVVFADSRIESGRHYWEVTVKKSQEFRMGVADAAMPRDECIGTNSSSWVFSYVQRKWYAMTTNKLVPVSLVGKPERVGLLLDFDAGWLSLVDTQTSKVVHTIKTQFRTPVCPAFALWDGEILTHSGLEVPPGL, encoded by the exons ATGGCCTTGTTCTTAaacatgcctttgtgttttcgCTTGGCAGGTCGAACTGCAGGCGCAGTCGCCCTCGGTCCTAAGCGAGGCACAGCCTTTCTAACCCGTCGATTGTATGTCGCCGTCAGCACACAAAACC AGCTGCAGTTTAAGTTGGATGAGCGGACAGCCCACAGCAGCCTTGACCTCTTTAAGAAAGACACAGGTGTAATATACCGCATGCTGGGCCTGGACCCCACACATGTGCAGGACTCCCCTCTCCGTTTCTGTGACTGGGCTGTCGTATTTGCAGACAGCCGTATTGAATCCGGCCGCCACTACTGGGAGGTGACGGTCAAAAAGTCCCAAGAATTCCGTATGGGTGTGGCTGATGCGGCGATGCCCCGGGATGAGTGCATTGGCACAAACTCCTCCTCCTGGGTTTTCTCTTACGTACAGCGGAAATGGTATGCAATGACCACCAATAAGCTGGTGCCTGTATCGCTGGTAGGGAAGCCTGAGCGAGTGGGGTTGCTGCTGGACTTTGACGCTGGTTGGCTTAGCTTAGTAGATACCCAGACATCCAAGGTGGTCCACACAATAAAGACACAGTTCCGCACACCAGTTTGTCCTGCTTTTGCACTCTGGGATGGGGAAATACTCACACATTCTGGGTTGGAGGTGCCACCGGGACTTTAA
- the gls2a gene encoding glutaminase kidney isoform, mitochondrial isoform X1, whose protein sequence is MHCLKHLRLSNARICLTRQAGNLLRPGSNGERLFRRQLRTSASSPTQHPHFEQVVPDQGTVYRKGVGSGQEDLLFYTITQGEEKISVSHFVNALQSTGLVASDPRLQDCMQQLDQAVQESAGTAVMDQELFRKCAANNIILLTEAFQKKFIIPDFMTFIANINQLYYSAQNQQGGQVANYIPQLAKFSPDLWGVSLCTVDGQRHSVGDTRVPFCLQSCIKPLEYALAIHESGTEKVHQYVGKEPSGVKFNKLNLNEDDKPHNPMVNAGAIVISSLIKPEVKKAEKFDYMMDYLKRMAGGEYVGFSNATFQSEKETGDRNFAIGYYLKEKKCFPQGADMIAALDFYFQLCSIEVTCESASIMAATLANGGICPITDKRVLSAEAVRNTLSLMHSCGMYDFSGQFAFHVGLPAKSGVSGAVLLVVPNIMGLMCWSPPVDRVGNSVRGIHFCQELVSLFNFHNYDNLRHFAKKLDPRRQAGHERNKAVIELMFAAYSGDVSALRRFALSAVDMELRDYDSRSALHVAAAEGHLEAVKFLTGTCRVNPHVKDRWGNTPLDDALQFSQDSVVEVLKQYQCIYSHTLLPEVISPQAPNGSTLDAEDLRSMELLEGQIQACIECLLWSMCLRSSSQAGSAKALQE, encoded by the exons ATGCATTGTCTAAAGCACTTACGATTGTCCAACGCTAGAATTTGTCTGACTAGACAAGCCGGGAACTTGCTAAGACCTGGAAGCAACGGTGAGCGTTTGTTCCGAAGACAGCTCCGCACGAGCGCGTCTTCGCCTACACAACATCCGCATTTTGAGCAGGTGGTTCCAGACCAGGGTACAGTGTacag GAAGGGAGTGGGTTCTGGCCAGGAGGACCTGCTGTTTTACACAATAACtcaaggagaggagaagatctctgtgtctcatttcGTTAAT gcacTGCAGAGCACAGGGTTGGTTGCCTCAGACCCACGACTGCAGGACTGTATGCAGCAGCTTGACCAAGCAGTGCAGGAGTCAGCAGGTACAGCAGTGATGGATCAGGAGCTTTTCAGGAA atGTGCtgctaataatataatactacTCACTGAAGCCTTTCAGAAGAAGTTCATTATTCCAGACTTTATGACATTTATAGCCAATATTAACCAGCTGTACTACAGTGCACAAAACCAGCAAGGTGGCCAG GTAGCAAACTACATCCCACAACTGGCTAAATTCAGCCCTGACCTGTGGGGTGTGTCACTGTGCACAGTCGATGGTCAGAG GCACTCTGTAGGGGACACGAGGGTTCCATTCTGTTTGCAGTCTTGCATAAAGCCACTTGAGTATGCTCTGGCAATCCACGAGTCCGGGACTGAGAAAGTGCACCAATATGTGGGAAAAGAACCAAGTGGCGTTAAATTCAAcaaattaaatctaaatgaGGATG ACAAGCCTCATAACCCCATGGTTAATGCAGGAGCCATAGTCATCAGTTCTCTTATAAAG CCTGAGGTCAAGAAGGCTGAAAAATTTGACTAT ATGATGGACTATCTGAAAAGAATGGCAGGTGGAGAGTATGTGGGCTTCAGCAATGCTAC GTTCCAGTCAGAAAAAGAGACTGGTGACAGAAACTTTGCAATTGGTTATTATCTGAAGGAGAAAAAA tgtttCCCTCAAGGGGCAGACATGATTGCAGCACTTGATTTCTACTTTCAG TTGTGCTCCATTGAGGTGACGTGTGAATCAGCGAGCATCATGGCTGCCACTCTAGCTAACGGTGGAATCTGTCCAATCACAGACAAGCGTGTGTTGAGCGCAGAGGCTGTGCGAAACACCCTCAGTCTCATGCATTCATGCGGCATGTATGATTTCTCTGGCCAGTTTGCCTTCCAT GTGGGCTTGCCAGCTAAGTCAGGAGTATCTGGCGCAGTGCTTTTGGTAGTTCCTAATATCATGGGGCTTATGTGCTGGTCTCCACCAGTTGACCGTGTTGGCAACAGTGTACGTGGAATTCACTTCTGTCAG GAACTGGTTTCTCTTTTTAACTTCCATAACTATGACAACCTGAGACACTTTGCCAAAAAGCTGGACCCTCGCAGACAGGCGGGTCATGAGAGG aatAAGGCTGTAATTGAACTGATGTTTGCAGCATACAGTGGAGATGTCTCAGCACTCaggag GTTTGCATTGTCGGCCGTGGATATGGAACTGAGGGATTACGACTCTCGGTCTGCTCTACATGTTGCTGCAGCAGAAG GTCATTTAGAAGCTGTTAAGTTCTTAACAGGGACATGCAGAGTGAATCCACATGTCAAGGACAG GTGGGGAAATACACCGCTGGATGACGCTCTGCAGTTCAGCCAGGACAGCgtggtggaggtgctgaagcagtACCAGTGCATTTACTCCCACACGCTCCTGCCTGAGGTGATCAGCCCACAAGCACCCAACGGTTCTACGCTGGACGCAGAGGACCTCAGGAGCATGGAGTTGCTGGAGGG GCAAATCCAGGCATGTATTGAATGTTTGCTGTGGTCAATGTGTTTGAGGTCATCCTCCCAAGCTGGCAGTGCAAAAGCTTTGCaggaatga
- the porcn gene encoding protein-serine O-palmitoleoyltransferase porcupine isoform X2, with translation MGAFSRQQFFQELASGCLLPTAQQGLEQVWQLLLICLLCRLLWKFGHLPSYLKHQSTIAGGFYALYLFFELHMVWVVLLSLLCYLILFLCRHSNSRGPFLSVTVLIYLLLGELHMMDTSSWHKMRGSQMVVAMKAISLAFDLDKGIVENVPSPIEFMGYIYFVGTVIFGPWISFNSYRDTVEGQKLNSSWFVKVTCSWIKSQLCLLLSNCVAPYLFPYFIPIFGDKLLQNKRRRKISLAARWLLAYRHTLSFHFSNYFVSYLSETTTTLAGAGFTEEKDHLKWDLSVAKPLNIELPRSTVEVVTSWNLPMSCWLNTYVFKKALPFGMFQAILFTYTTSTLLHGLSFHIGAVLFSLAFMTYIEHVLRKKLSSIFNACVLSKKCPPDCKHQNKKVFWVYCINGAFSMLTVLHLTYLGSVFGSSTDDVDFDEDGMASQTIHKWTELSWTSHWVTFGLWVLYRLIM, from the exons ATGGGGGCTTTCAGTCGGCAGCAATTCTTTCAGGAGCTGGCTTCAGGCTGCTTGCTACCGACTGCCCAACAGGGACTGGAGCAAGTGTGGCAGCTGTTACTCATCTGCTTATTGTGTAGACTACTGTGGAAATTTG GCCACTTGCCCTCATACTTAAAGCACCAGAGCACAATTGCAGGAGGCTTTTATGCACTCTATCTGTTCTTTGAGCTGCACATGGTGTGGGTGGTGCTGCTCAGTCTCCTTTGCTACCTCATCCTCTTTCTGTGCCGGCATTCAAACAGCCGCGGACCCTTCCTCTCCGTTACTGTCCTCATCTACCTGCTGCTAGG GGAATTGCACATGATGGACACCAGCAGTTGGCATAAAATGAGAG GTTCCCAGATGGTAGTTGCTATGAAGGCTATCTCTCTTGCCTTTGACTTGGACAAAGGCATCGTGGAGAATGTACCCTCCCCAATTGAGTTCATGGGCTATATttactttgtgggaacagtcaTATTCGGTCCGTGGATCAGCTTCAACAGCTACAGGGACACAGTAGAAGGCCAAAAACTT AATTCATCCTGGTTTGTGAAGGTGACATGCAGCTGGATAAAGAGTCAACTTTGTCTGCTGCTCTCCAACTGTGTTGCTCCTTACCTCTTCCCCTATTTCATCCCTATCTTTGGAGACAAGCTTCTCCAAAA TAAGAGGAGGCGAAAGATCAG TTTGGCTGCAAG GTGGTTGCTGGCTTACAGACATACCCTGTCCTTCCACTTTAGTAACTACTTTGTGAGTTACCTCAGTGAAACTACCACCACACTGGCAGGTGCTGGCTTCACAGAAGAGAAGGACCATCTTAAATG gGATCTTTCAGTGGCTAAACCGCTAAACATTGAGCTTCCCAGGTCTACGGTGGAGGTGGTGACTTCCTGGAACCTGCCTATGTCTTGCTGGCTCAACACAT ATGTGTTCAAGAAGGCTCTGCCATTTGGGATGTTTCAAGCAATCCTCTTCACATACACAACTAGCACTTTACTGCAT GGATTAAGTTTCCACATTGGAGCAGTATTATTCAGCCTTGCGTTCATGACATATATTGAGCATG TGTTGAGGAAAAAATTGTCCAGTATCTTTAATGCCTGTGTCCTCTCAAAGAAATGCCCACCAGACTGcaaacaccaaaacaagaaG GTATTCTGGGTGTACTGTATTAATGGAGCCTTTAGCATGCTTACAGTTCTCCACCTGACCTACCTGGGCTCTGTCTTTGGCTCCAGCACTGATGATGTAGATTTTGATGAG GATGGCATGGCCAGTCAAACCATTCATAAATGGACAGAGCTGAGCTGGACCAGTCATTGGGTGACCTTTGGCCTCTGGGTTTTGTACCGtctaattatgtaa
- the porcn gene encoding protein-serine O-palmitoleoyltransferase porcupine isoform X1, whose amino-acid sequence MGAFSRQQFFQELASGCLLPTAQQGLEQVWQLLLICLLCRLLWKFGHLPSYLKHQSTIAGGFYALYLFFELHMVWVVLLSLLCYLILFLCRHSNSRGPFLSVTVLIYLLLGELHMMDTSSWHKMRGSQMVVAMKAISLAFDLDKGIVENVPSPIEFMGYIYFVGTVIFGPWISFNSYRDTVEGQKLNSSWFVKVTCSWIKSQLCLLLSNCVAPYLFPYFIPIFGDKLLQNKRRRKIRSLAARWLLAYRHTLSFHFSNYFVSYLSETTTTLAGAGFTEEKDHLKWDLSVAKPLNIELPRSTVEVVTSWNLPMSCWLNTYVFKKALPFGMFQAILFTYTTSTLLHGLSFHIGAVLFSLAFMTYIEHVLRKKLSSIFNACVLSKKCPPDCKHQNKKVFWVYCINGAFSMLTVLHLTYLGSVFGSSTDDVDFDEDGMASQTIHKWTELSWTSHWVTFGLWVLYRLIM is encoded by the exons ATGGGGGCTTTCAGTCGGCAGCAATTCTTTCAGGAGCTGGCTTCAGGCTGCTTGCTACCGACTGCCCAACAGGGACTGGAGCAAGTGTGGCAGCTGTTACTCATCTGCTTATTGTGTAGACTACTGTGGAAATTTG GCCACTTGCCCTCATACTTAAAGCACCAGAGCACAATTGCAGGAGGCTTTTATGCACTCTATCTGTTCTTTGAGCTGCACATGGTGTGGGTGGTGCTGCTCAGTCTCCTTTGCTACCTCATCCTCTTTCTGTGCCGGCATTCAAACAGCCGCGGACCCTTCCTCTCCGTTACTGTCCTCATCTACCTGCTGCTAGG GGAATTGCACATGATGGACACCAGCAGTTGGCATAAAATGAGAG GTTCCCAGATGGTAGTTGCTATGAAGGCTATCTCTCTTGCCTTTGACTTGGACAAAGGCATCGTGGAGAATGTACCCTCCCCAATTGAGTTCATGGGCTATATttactttgtgggaacagtcaTATTCGGTCCGTGGATCAGCTTCAACAGCTACAGGGACACAGTAGAAGGCCAAAAACTT AATTCATCCTGGTTTGTGAAGGTGACATGCAGCTGGATAAAGAGTCAACTTTGTCTGCTGCTCTCCAACTGTGTTGCTCCTTACCTCTTCCCCTATTTCATCCCTATCTTTGGAGACAAGCTTCTCCAAAA TAAGAGGAGGCGAAAGATCAG AAGTTTGGCTGCAAG GTGGTTGCTGGCTTACAGACATACCCTGTCCTTCCACTTTAGTAACTACTTTGTGAGTTACCTCAGTGAAACTACCACCACACTGGCAGGTGCTGGCTTCACAGAAGAGAAGGACCATCTTAAATG gGATCTTTCAGTGGCTAAACCGCTAAACATTGAGCTTCCCAGGTCTACGGTGGAGGTGGTGACTTCCTGGAACCTGCCTATGTCTTGCTGGCTCAACACAT ATGTGTTCAAGAAGGCTCTGCCATTTGGGATGTTTCAAGCAATCCTCTTCACATACACAACTAGCACTTTACTGCAT GGATTAAGTTTCCACATTGGAGCAGTATTATTCAGCCTTGCGTTCATGACATATATTGAGCATG TGTTGAGGAAAAAATTGTCCAGTATCTTTAATGCCTGTGTCCTCTCAAAGAAATGCCCACCAGACTGcaaacaccaaaacaagaaG GTATTCTGGGTGTACTGTATTAATGGAGCCTTTAGCATGCTTACAGTTCTCCACCTGACCTACCTGGGCTCTGTCTTTGGCTCCAGCACTGATGATGTAGATTTTGATGAG GATGGCATGGCCAGTCAAACCATTCATAAATGGACAGAGCTGAGCTGGACCAGTCATTGGGTGACCTTTGGCCTCTGGGTTTTGTACCGtctaattatgtaa